A single Lactuca sativa cultivar Salinas chromosome 8, Lsat_Salinas_v11, whole genome shotgun sequence DNA region contains:
- the LOC111915001 gene encoding 40S ribosomal protein S20-2, translating to MAYAAMKPTKPGLEEPQEQIHKIRITLSSKNVKNLEKVCSDLVRGAKDKKLRVKGPVRMPTKVLNITTRKSPCGEGTNTWDRFELRVHKRVIDLFSSPDVVKQITSITIEPGVEVEVTIADP from the exons ATGGCGTATGCAGCAATGAAGCCAACAAAACCAGGGCTAGAAGAGCCCCAAGAGCAAATCCACAAGATCAGAATCACTCTTTCCTCAAAGAATGTCAAGAATCTTGAAAAAG TTTGTTCTGATTTGGTTCGTGGGGCCAAAGACAAGAAACTAAGAGTGAAAGGACCTGTTAGAATGCCAACCAAGGTTCTTAACATCACAACCAGGAAGTCCCCTTGTGGTGAAG GAACAAACACATGGGACAGATTTGAGCTTCGTGTCCACAAGAGGGTGATTGATCTTTTCAGCTCACCAGATGTTGTGAAGCAAATCACTTCTATCACCATTGAACCTGGTGTTGAGGTTGAAGTCACCATTGCTGACCcatag